The sequence below is a genomic window from Candidatus Rokuibacteriota bacterium.
GAGACCGCCCACCCGTCGCGCGACGCACTACCAGCGGAGAAGGCTCGCCCCCCAGGAGAAGCCGGTGCTGAAGGCCGCCAGCAGAACCAGGTCCCCTTCCCTGATCCGCCCGGCGAGCAGGGCCTCGTGCAGGCCAGATCGGCACCGACGCCGCTGCAGTGTTTCCGTAGCGATCCACGTTGTTCCAGCGGATCGCGATAGCCGACGCGATGACGTGGCCCGTCGCCGCGAGGCCGGCCGCCACGAGGACGCCGTAGAAGAGGTCGAGCTGCCAGAGCGCGGGCGCCATCCCTGTCGCCGCCAGCGCTCCCGCCAGGATGAATGTGCCGATGGTCACGACCAGGCGTGAGCCGACGCGGTCGACCAGCCGGCCTACGAGCGGCATGAAGGCGCCGTAGAGGAAGAGCGACAGCGAGATGACGAGCGAGAAGCCCGCCCGGTCCAGCTCAAGGTCGGCGACGACCGGCTTGAGGAACGGCCCCGCCGTGAAGCGGATGCCGGTGGAGAGGAACACGATCAGGGAGAACGCGAGGGCGACCCACGAGCCGTAGAAGATCCTCTGCTGCCGAAGCACGGTCCCACTATACCCCACCGCGATCGCCCGACACAACGCGTGATACACTTGCGCCATGGGATTCTCCGACGACGTGAGGGAGCTCGCCCAGTGGCTCAAGGCGCTCCTCGACCGGCTCGGGGCCGCCGCGTCCAGCGCCGAGCGCGGCAGGATGGCCGAGCGGTTCCTGATGTCGAGCCGATTCGAGCACGCCTTCTGGGAGATGGCGTGGACCATGTAAGGATGGACGTCGGACCGATGAGCGGCCTCGCCGACCTCTTCGGCACAGCCGGAGTGCTCATCGGGATGGTGCACCTCCTCCCACTCCCGGGGAGTCCCCGGTGGAGCGGCTCCATGGAGGAGGTGGTGGCGCACGCCCTGGACGATGCGCGCGCCCTCGCAGCCGGCGGCATCGACGGGCTGCTCGTGGAGAACTACGGCGACGTCCCCTTCCACCGGGGGCGCGTGGACGCCGCCACCGTCGCGGCGATGGCGCGCGTGGTCACCGAGCTCGGCCGTGTGGTCCCGCTTCCGGTCGGCGTCAACGTCCTGAAGAACGACCCCCAGTCCGCCCTGGCCGTCGCCGCGGCCACGGGGGCGCGCTTCATCCGGGTCAACGTCCATACGGGCGCGGTGGTCGCAGACCAGGGGATCATCCAGCCGAACGCGGCGGCCACCCTCCGTTACCGGAGACTCCTCGGCGCTGATGTCAGGATCTTCGCCGACGTCCAGGCCAAGCACGGCGTCCCCCTGGCGCCGACGGAGCTCGAGCAGGAGGCGAAGGACTCCGTCGGCCGCGGGCTGGCGGACGCGCTCGTGGTGTCGGGCAAAGCCACGGGAGAGGCGACGCCGCTCGAGGACGTCAAGCGGGTCCGCTCCGCGGTCCGGGACACCCCGATCCTCGTCGGGAGCGGCGTCACCCCCGAGAGCGTGGCCGAGCTGCTTTCCGTGGCCGACGGCGCGATCGTCGGGACGTCGCTCAAGCGGGACGGCCGCCTCGGCAATCCGGTGGACCCGGAGCGGGTGAAGCGGCTGGTCGATGCCGCGCGCGGCTGACCCGAACCCCCGGCTCGCGGCGTTCTTCGCCGTCATCCTGGTCCTCACTGCCTGTGTGAGCGCGCGGTCGCTCGATCCGTCCCTCGAGCGCCGGCTCGGCGACCTCCTGCTGGTGGGGTTCCACGGCACAGAGGTGGACGGCAACGCCCAGGTCCGCCACCTCGTCTGCGAC
It includes:
- a CDS encoding BtpA/SgcQ family protein, yielding MDVGPMSGLADLFGTAGVLIGMVHLLPLPGSPRWSGSMEEVVAHALDDARALAAGGIDGLLVENYGDVPFHRGRVDAATVAAMARVVTELGRVVPLPVGVNVLKNDPQSALAVAAATGARFIRVNVHTGAVVADQGIIQPNAAATLRYRRLLGADVRIFADVQAKHGVPLAPTELEQEAKDSVGRGLADALVVSGKATGEATPLEDVKRVRSAVRDTPILVGSGVTPESVAELLSVADGAIVGTSLKRDGRLGNPVDPERVKRLVDAARG